In a genomic window of Dyadobacter fermentans DSM 18053:
- a CDS encoding DUF1501 domain-containing protein, whose protein sequence is MKRREFVTAASSFLLPVVLNGFGVKSLAKGSSLVQSLKATAALNSDRILVIVYLGGGNDGLNTVIPLEFYSEYYNLRSNIAIPESQVLRLSGNSESGFHPAMTGMRALYDEGKLAIINSVSYPDPNQSHYRSTDIWMTGVDSTKYSTSGWAGRYLNDRFSGYPASYPNAEMEDPLAIQIGQIGTTALLGNNQSMATTLKDPNSFYQLIGAPNLSPESGLPCCDAGELTAFIRQQQILSTGYASEIKAAADAGSNKASYPDASQNNELAEQLKIVARLIHGGLKSKIYYVELGGFDTHAAQVGTTSTEGVHAQLLKKLSDAIFAFQNDLKLQGIEDKVLGMTFSDFGRRATSNASKGTDHGIGAPMFVFGSGIKRQLIGTNPNLVNGLLPANPAAWDKNRDIKMQIDFRRVYSDILNEWFGTSSQKTDQILYKNFKTTSLFSDVVQSISSGAWANPEIWSNGRVPDSKTIIRINSGHVVDVGQNITAREVKVESGGKLKFLGDFSVNVTG, encoded by the coding sequence GTGAAAAGAAGAGAATTTGTTACAGCAGCGTCTTCATTTTTGCTGCCGGTTGTGTTGAATGGATTTGGGGTTAAATCATTGGCAAAGGGCTCCTCACTTGTTCAATCGTTAAAGGCAACTGCGGCCCTGAACAGCGATCGCATACTAGTGATTGTTTACCTGGGCGGAGGGAATGATGGATTGAATACAGTAATTCCGCTCGAATTTTACTCTGAGTACTATAATCTTCGAAGCAACATAGCGATACCTGAAAGCCAAGTTTTGCGTCTTTCGGGCAACTCTGAATCGGGTTTTCATCCTGCAATGACGGGAATGCGCGCCCTGTACGATGAGGGTAAGCTGGCCATTATCAATTCAGTTTCTTATCCGGATCCAAATCAATCACATTACCGGTCAACTGATATCTGGATGACAGGTGTTGATTCGACAAAGTACTCAACATCCGGTTGGGCAGGCAGATACTTGAATGACCGCTTCTCTGGCTATCCCGCAAGTTATCCGAACGCCGAAATGGAAGATCCGCTGGCAATCCAAATCGGACAAATCGGTACTACGGCACTGCTGGGAAATAACCAATCAATGGCAACAACCCTCAAAGACCCAAATTCATTCTATCAGCTTATCGGGGCTCCCAATTTATCTCCCGAAAGCGGCTTACCGTGCTGCGACGCAGGGGAATTAACGGCGTTTATCAGGCAGCAGCAGATACTGTCCACCGGATATGCCTCTGAAATTAAGGCTGCGGCTGATGCGGGAAGCAACAAGGCGTCGTATCCTGACGCCTCTCAGAATAACGAATTGGCAGAGCAGTTGAAAATCGTTGCCCGGCTCATTCATGGAGGATTGAAATCAAAGATTTACTATGTGGAGCTCGGGGGATTTGACACCCATGCCGCGCAGGTTGGAACAACCAGCACTGAGGGGGTACACGCACAACTTCTAAAAAAACTATCCGACGCCATTTTTGCTTTTCAAAACGATTTGAAATTGCAAGGAATTGAAGATAAAGTGTTGGGGATGACATTTTCAGATTTTGGCAGGAGGGCTACATCAAATGCTTCCAAGGGGACTGATCATGGTATCGGAGCGCCGATGTTTGTTTTTGGTTCGGGAATCAAAAGGCAACTGATCGGTACAAATCCTAATTTGGTGAATGGGTTGCTTCCGGCAAATCCAGCTGCATGGGACAAGAACCGGGATATCAAAATGCAAATTGATTTCCGGAGAGTGTATAGCGATATTCTGAACGAATGGTTTGGAACTTCCAGTCAAAAAACCGATCAGATACTTTACAAGAACTTTAAAACCACTTCGCTTTTCTCCGATGTTGTGCAGAGCATTTCGTCTGGTGCCTGGGCAAATCCTGAAATTTGGTCCAACGGTCGTGTACCGGACTCAAAGACCATTATCAGGATAAATTCCGGACATGTCGTTGATGTAGGCCAAAATATCACTGCGCGGGAAGTCAAGGTCGAATCAGGAGGCAAACTTAAATTTCTGGGTGATTTCAGTGTCAATGTGACCGGCTAA
- a CDS encoding sodium:solute symporter, with amino-acid sequence MSTLDWIVLSLALLFVVFYGIYRSREKHTMDSFLLAGQSMPWYHVTLSLMATQASAITFLSAPGQAYTDGMRFVQFYFGLPLAMVVLCVTFVPKFGKLKIFTAYEFLEGRFDLRTRALTAFLFLLQRGLSTGLSIYAPSLILSAILGWDITWTNIISGGVVILYTTLGGSRAVSHTHLQQMGIITIGMVVAGVMVVKFLPGQVSFTDALHVAGKMGKVNLIDFTFDLNNRYNVWSGLIGGFFLQLSYFGTDQSQVGRFLTGSSQGQSKLGLAMNGLLKIPMQFLILLVGVLVFAFYQFTAPPLFFNQTAVDQVKSTPYAAEYAALEKQHAEIQAVKRPHVMALTEAIRQDDAQAIASSRTVLADLESKVKDVRKEATAVLSKANGGDTNDVNYIFLRFVIDYLPVGMVGLLIAVILLASMGSVAAAYNSLASCTIVDIYKRIIRKDENGRNYVAASRWATVFWGIFCIAVAQYASRLGSMIEAVNILGSLFYGTILGIFLVAFYFKNIGSRAVFWGSIIGEMFVIASYVIDLTAFLWLNLIGCALVIIFAWVIEKIWPEQTQVAG; translated from the coding sequence ATGAGCACGCTCGACTGGATTGTTCTTTCTCTTGCCCTGCTGTTTGTTGTTTTTTATGGGATCTACCGGAGTCGTGAAAAGCACACGATGGACTCCTTTTTGCTTGCTGGGCAGTCTATGCCCTGGTACCATGTGACATTGTCGCTCATGGCTACCCAAGCGAGCGCAATCACCTTCCTTTCGGCGCCCGGGCAGGCCTACACCGATGGAATGCGGTTTGTGCAGTTCTATTTCGGCCTGCCGCTTGCGATGGTGGTACTTTGCGTGACTTTCGTTCCCAAATTCGGGAAGTTGAAAATCTTTACGGCCTACGAATTCCTGGAAGGTCGCTTCGATCTGCGCACGCGCGCTCTCACGGCATTTTTGTTCCTCCTGCAACGCGGTTTATCCACCGGGCTTTCCATTTATGCCCCGTCTCTGATACTATCGGCCATTTTGGGCTGGGATATTACATGGACCAACATTATTTCCGGAGGCGTAGTGATCCTCTACACTACTCTCGGCGGCTCGCGGGCCGTTTCGCACACACATTTGCAGCAAATGGGCATTATCACCATCGGCATGGTGGTGGCGGGTGTGATGGTGGTCAAGTTCCTGCCCGGGCAGGTTTCGTTCACCGATGCGCTGCATGTGGCCGGCAAAATGGGTAAAGTGAACCTGATCGACTTCACATTCGACCTCAACAACAGATATAATGTATGGTCCGGGCTGATCGGCGGGTTCTTTCTCCAACTCTCCTATTTCGGCACCGATCAGTCGCAGGTAGGGCGGTTTCTTACCGGCAGTTCGCAGGGACAAAGCAAATTGGGACTGGCCATGAACGGCTTGCTCAAAATACCCATGCAATTCCTCATCCTGCTCGTGGGGGTGCTGGTGTTCGCATTCTACCAGTTTACGGCGCCGCCGCTGTTTTTCAATCAAACGGCTGTGGATCAGGTCAAATCCACTCCCTATGCTGCTGAATATGCGGCTTTGGAAAAACAACATGCCGAGATCCAGGCCGTGAAGCGCCCGCATGTGATGGCCTTGACCGAAGCCATCCGCCAGGACGATGCCCAGGCGATTGCATCATCCAGAACCGTACTTGCCGACCTGGAAAGTAAAGTAAAAGACGTTCGGAAGGAAGCTACCGCCGTGCTTTCCAAAGCGAATGGCGGCGATACCAACGACGTGAACTACATTTTCCTCCGATTCGTGATCGACTACCTGCCCGTGGGCATGGTGGGACTGCTCATTGCGGTGATCCTGCTCGCTTCAATGGGCTCCGTCGCAGCAGCTTACAACTCGCTCGCATCCTGCACGATCGTCGATATTTATAAAAGGATAATCCGCAAAGACGAAAACGGCCGGAACTACGTGGCCGCCTCGCGCTGGGCGACGGTTTTCTGGGGTATCTTCTGCATTGCGGTGGCGCAATATGCCTCGCGCCTGGGTAGTATGATCGAAGCCGTGAACATACTTGGATCGCTATTCTACGGTACAATTCTCGGAATATTCCTGGTAGCATTCTATTTCAAAAACATCGGCAGCCGGGCGGTATTCTGGGGAAGCATTATCGGAGAAATGTTCGTGATCGCAAGCTACGTGATCGACCTCACGGCATTCCTCTGGCTAAACCTGATCGGCTGTGCGCTCGTGATCATCTTCGCCTGGGTGATAGAAAAAATCTGGCCGGAGCAAACGCAGGTTGCCGGGTAA
- the rfbD gene encoding dTDP-4-dehydrorhamnose reductase: protein MKIVVLGASGQLGSCLKKVSTERNLTDISFPSEEFANILDKDLLDQLLATEKPQFVINCAAYTAVDKAEDDVDTCRKVNRDGAAYIAEVCRKHGAALVHVSTDFVFKGNVPKLLSETDPAEPENIYGLTKLEGEAAIAAILPEHYTIRTSWLYSEFGNNFVKTMLRLGREREQLGVIVDQVGSPTYAIDLATTILDIIESGNTSYGIYHYSNEGVTSWYDFAKAVFDLSETSVKLNPVKTSEYVTRAVRPAYSVMDKSKIKSTFGISIPYWRDSLSICVDRLINETAS from the coding sequence ATGAAAATAGTTGTATTAGGTGCCTCGGGGCAGCTGGGAAGCTGTCTTAAAAAAGTCTCAACGGAACGTAATCTCACCGATATTTCATTCCCTTCCGAAGAATTCGCCAATATCCTCGATAAGGACCTGCTCGACCAACTCCTCGCCACCGAAAAGCCGCAATTCGTGATCAACTGCGCTGCTTACACGGCCGTGGACAAGGCCGAAGACGATGTGGATACATGCCGGAAGGTGAACCGCGACGGCGCAGCGTACATTGCCGAGGTTTGCCGGAAACACGGGGCGGCACTTGTTCACGTTTCCACCGATTTCGTCTTCAAAGGAAATGTGCCCAAATTGCTTTCAGAAACCGATCCGGCGGAACCCGAGAATATATACGGCCTGACTAAGCTCGAAGGCGAAGCCGCTATCGCAGCGATCCTTCCCGAGCATTACACCATCCGCACAAGCTGGCTTTACTCCGAATTCGGTAACAACTTTGTAAAAACAATGCTGCGACTGGGCCGCGAGCGCGAGCAGCTGGGGGTGATCGTTGATCAGGTGGGCTCTCCTACCTACGCCATCGACCTTGCCACTACGATTCTGGACATCATCGAGTCCGGCAATACATCCTACGGCATTTACCATTACAGCAACGAAGGCGTTACGTCCTGGTACGATTTCGCGAAGGCGGTTTTCGACCTCAGCGAAACTTCCGTCAAACTCAATCCTGTGAAAACCTCCGAATATGTGACGCGCGCCGTGCGGCCAGCGTATTCGGTCATGGACAAATCGAAAATCAAAAGTACTTTCGGCATTTCGATCCCCTACTGGCGCGATAGCCTGAGCATTTGCGTCGACCGGCTGATCAACGAAACTGCCAGCTAG
- a CDS encoding TolC family protein encodes MNYWSKPQKTTRLALSSAFLFLNFIGSALAQGIQESSREAPVLEQATLQDVVAYAIKNQPAIQQSLIDEQITANQVRAKLADWYPQINFNYNLQHNFIVQTSIIAGNPVKLGVNNISAAQFTLSQQIFNRDVLLAKRTRGDVLFAASQNTVNNKTDLAVDVSKAFYDVLATTQQIKVADEDIVRLERSLRDAENQYKSGITDKIDFKRATISLNNTRANRKSNDEVLKAKLEYLKTLMGYPLNKALEISYDTLQMEREIALDTMQNVDLNARIEYQILATQKKLAEANLQYNKWSYLPNLSLNGAYNLNFQNNQFSDLYNKNYPNSFGLLTLSLPIFQGGKRKANTKQAEWALKRLDWDLKGLQNNVNSEYAAALANYKGNLTNLLAQKENVELAREVYDVIQLQYKSGIKTYLEVVTSETDLRLARINYYNALYLVLASKIDVQKALGQINIQ; translated from the coding sequence ATGAATTATTGGTCTAAGCCACAAAAAACGACGCGTTTGGCGCTTAGCTCGGCATTCCTTTTTTTGAATTTTATCGGTTCCGCCCTCGCGCAGGGTATTCAGGAAAGTAGCCGGGAAGCGCCGGTGTTAGAGCAGGCAACGTTACAGGACGTGGTTGCCTATGCCATCAAAAACCAGCCAGCGATCCAGCAATCGCTGATCGACGAGCAGATCACCGCCAACCAGGTCCGCGCCAAACTGGCCGACTGGTACCCGCAGATCAACTTTAATTACAATTTGCAGCACAACTTCATCGTACAGACGAGCATTATCGCCGGAAACCCGGTAAAACTGGGGGTTAACAACATTTCGGCGGCGCAGTTCACGCTCTCGCAGCAGATTTTCAACCGCGACGTGCTCCTGGCGAAACGTACCCGCGGCGACGTGCTTTTCGCGGCCAGCCAAAACACCGTGAACAACAAAACGGACCTGGCTGTGGATGTTTCGAAGGCATTTTACGACGTGCTCGCAACCACGCAGCAAATCAAGGTAGCCGATGAAGATATTGTACGCCTCGAACGCAGCCTCAGAGATGCCGAAAACCAGTACAAGTCCGGCATTACCGACAAGATCGACTTCAAAAGGGCGACCATTTCGCTCAACAACACGCGTGCGAACAGGAAAAGCAACGACGAAGTGTTGAAGGCCAAATTGGAATACCTGAAAACGCTGATGGGCTATCCGCTGAACAAAGCGCTGGAAATCAGCTATGATACCCTGCAAATGGAACGCGAGATCGCGCTCGACACGATGCAGAATGTGGACCTGAACGCGCGCATCGAATACCAGATCCTCGCGACGCAGAAAAAACTCGCGGAAGCCAATTTGCAATACAATAAATGGAGCTACCTGCCGAATCTTTCGCTGAACGGCGCCTACAACCTCAACTTCCAGAACAACCAGTTTTCGGACCTTTATAACAAGAATTATCCGAACTCCTTCGGCTTGCTGACGCTCTCGCTACCCATTTTCCAGGGCGGTAAACGCAAGGCCAACACGAAGCAGGCCGAATGGGCCCTCAAACGCCTCGACTGGGATTTGAAAGGACTGCAAAACAATGTCAACTCGGAATATGCGGCTGCATTGGCCAATTACAAGGGCAACCTCACGAACCTGCTCGCGCAGAAAGAAAATGTGGAGCTGGCCCGCGAGGTGTATGACGTAATCCAGCTGCAATACAAATCGGGCATTAAAACCTACCTCGAAGTGGTGACGTCCGAAACAGACCTGCGTCTGGCGCGCATCAACTACTATAATGCATTGTACCTGGTGCTGGCGAGCAAGATCGACGTTCAGAAAGCGCTCGGACAGATCAATATCCAGTAA
- a CDS encoding sugar transferase, whose product MKNHYPGLLPKVHLWLDVALLNLCFFVAYLLRFDNVDGFLENEYINLLLVANLVWIFTIHIFKTYLFTRLSYHFNTQLAAFLKAVTVHAAVITAFLYLTKQGEDYSRYQFLMTYCFFVATSTLSRAAVVIFLKMYRQAGYNFNRYAIVGRGELAQLIREFYNDRKELGYRYYGMLQPSEHSGSGIDEIESLVKGKQLDYLYCCLSEMTDEQVREVIKMGERQRTQIRLVPDFRGFVTNMATIEYHDMYPIIQINTKPFSSLNEQTVKRAFDLIFSVIVMILGAPVFFLVWAAIKISSPGPVFFKQQRSGRWGELFYIYKFRSMRVDADKMGLQHSKGDDDPRITPIGRILRKSRLDELPQFINVLKGEMSVVGPRPLYKYDVDMLMEAAPHDFQRLLTVKPGITSIGQINVGYADTVAKNVERLKYDLQYLKSYSVFDDVQLIFRTVQVMVLGRGQ is encoded by the coding sequence ATGAAAAACCATTATCCAGGCCTCCTGCCCAAGGTACATCTGTGGTTGGACGTCGCTCTCCTCAACTTATGCTTCTTCGTTGCCTACCTGCTCCGGTTCGATAATGTAGACGGCTTTCTGGAAAATGAGTACATCAATTTGCTTCTGGTAGCAAACCTCGTTTGGATCTTCACGATCCACATCTTCAAAACATATCTTTTTACACGGCTTTCTTATCATTTTAATACGCAGCTGGCCGCCTTTCTCAAAGCGGTGACGGTACATGCGGCAGTGATTACTGCATTTCTATATTTGACTAAGCAGGGGGAAGACTATTCGCGGTACCAATTCCTGATGACGTATTGCTTCTTCGTGGCGACATCGACCCTCAGCAGGGCCGCCGTGGTGATCTTCCTCAAAATGTACCGCCAGGCAGGATACAATTTTAATCGTTATGCGATTGTTGGCAGAGGGGAACTGGCCCAGCTTATAAGAGAATTCTACAACGACCGTAAAGAGCTTGGCTATCGCTACTACGGAATGTTACAACCAAGCGAGCATTCCGGCAGTGGTATCGACGAAATTGAGTCATTGGTCAAAGGCAAGCAGCTCGACTACCTATACTGTTGTCTGTCCGAAATGACGGATGAGCAGGTTAGAGAGGTGATCAAAATGGGCGAACGCCAACGCACCCAAATCCGCCTCGTCCCCGACTTCCGTGGCTTTGTAACCAACATGGCGACCATCGAGTACCACGATATGTATCCGATTATTCAGATCAACACCAAGCCTTTTTCCAGCTTGAATGAGCAAACGGTTAAAAGAGCTTTCGACCTGATATTCTCCGTCATCGTCATGATCCTCGGCGCGCCGGTGTTCTTCCTGGTTTGGGCAGCCATTAAAATATCCTCGCCGGGTCCCGTGTTTTTCAAACAGCAGCGCTCGGGTCGCTGGGGCGAACTGTTCTACATTTACAAATTCCGCAGCATGCGCGTAGATGCAGATAAAATGGGATTGCAGCATTCCAAGGGCGACGACGATCCGCGCATCACGCCGATTGGCCGTATCCTTCGCAAATCCCGTCTTGACGAGCTTCCGCAGTTTATAAACGTGCTGAAAGGCGAAATGTCGGTGGTAGGACCGCGTCCATTGTACAAGTACGACGTGGACATGCTGATGGAAGCCGCTCCGCACGATTTTCAGCGCCTGCTGACTGTTAAACCGGGCATTACATCCATCGGCCAGATCAATGTGGGCTATGCCGACACCGTGGCCAAAAACGTAGAGCGGCTCAAATACGATCTTCAATACCTTAAATCATATAGTGTTTTTGATGATGTTCAGCTCATATTCAGGACCGTACAGGTGATGGTTCTCGGACGCGGGCAGTAA
- a CDS encoding DUF1800 domain-containing protein — translation MAFTDPFSAPLTAATAAHLLRRATFGPTHDEIASLVGKTAEQAVDILINNSSYRATPPPPVEMEAGRSDSGQPFLTKAYSVQRDSEYYNYIQYWWVGLMTEQNGRPAVLEKLTAFWQNHFVTARAQVADYRFTNRYLTFLRANALGNFRDMAIGITKDPAMLIFLNGNENTKGNPNENYARELQELFTVGQKDFSGNDNYTEEDVKAAARVLTGWQASNRRKDGSTSFDTTFNPDRHDTSTKTFSTKYNSASIQGRSGPTAGDEELKDLVDMLLQHPETPKFICRKLYRWYVNPNVTDEIEQQVIIPLASFFASSGNNFKIAPLLKKLLSSEIFYDVRNIGAIIKSPAELMIGTLRLFNQPVPDITTEYVSFKTMMNYVLSSMNAMQLSFLNQPSVFGSLPYYQTGYSRNWINGTALGLRGSRMDGLVSPSLQIKPGYLLGVDILGKLKAIQPNFANVAASPAITCEQVLAEFSKNLYAVELSQAQRDFLIDKIMMMNSSPRTTWVKEWDAYRAAPTDATKQNTILWRCRTLLRYMLRMAEYQLF, via the coding sequence ATGGCATTTACAGATCCTTTTAGCGCGCCGCTTACGGCTGCTACCGCTGCCCATTTGCTGAGACGGGCCACATTTGGCCCTACGCATGATGAGATAGCCAGTTTGGTTGGAAAGACTGCGGAGCAGGCAGTAGACATTCTCATTAACAATTCATCTTATCGAGCCACACCGCCGCCGCCGGTTGAAATGGAGGCGGGAAGATCAGATTCGGGGCAGCCGTTTCTGACCAAGGCTTACAGTGTTCAGAGGGATTCGGAATACTACAACTACATTCAGTATTGGTGGGTCGGTTTGATGACTGAGCAGAATGGCCGCCCGGCAGTTCTGGAAAAGCTTACGGCATTTTGGCAAAATCACTTTGTCACAGCAAGGGCTCAGGTCGCAGATTACCGTTTTACTAACAGGTATCTGACATTTCTGCGCGCCAACGCGTTAGGGAATTTTCGTGATATGGCCATCGGCATTACAAAGGATCCGGCCATGCTTATTTTTCTCAATGGAAACGAAAATACAAAGGGCAACCCGAATGAGAATTACGCACGAGAACTTCAGGAACTCTTTACCGTTGGCCAGAAGGATTTCTCCGGGAATGATAACTACACCGAAGAGGATGTAAAGGCGGCAGCTCGCGTGCTTACAGGGTGGCAAGCGTCAAATCGCCGTAAAGATGGCTCTACGTCCTTTGACACAACCTTCAATCCCGACAGACATGATACCTCGACTAAAACTTTCTCGACTAAATACAATAGCGCGTCGATACAGGGAAGAAGCGGGCCCACGGCGGGTGACGAAGAATTGAAAGATCTTGTCGATATGTTGTTGCAGCATCCCGAGACACCTAAATTCATATGTCGAAAGCTGTATCGCTGGTATGTTAATCCTAACGTCACGGATGAAATTGAGCAGCAGGTTATTATACCACTAGCCAGCTTTTTCGCGAGTAGTGGAAATAACTTCAAAATTGCCCCGCTGTTGAAGAAGCTCCTCAGCAGCGAGATATTTTATGACGTCCGAAATATTGGAGCTATAATCAAATCGCCAGCAGAATTAATGATTGGAACTCTTAGGCTATTCAACCAGCCTGTTCCCGACATTACAACGGAATATGTGTCTTTCAAGACCATGATGAACTATGTTCTTAGCAGCATGAATGCAATGCAGTTGAGCTTTTTAAATCAACCATCTGTTTTCGGTTCGCTGCCCTACTACCAAACGGGCTATTCCCGCAACTGGATCAATGGAACTGCACTCGGCCTTCGAGGCTCGCGTATGGATGGCCTGGTTTCACCGTCTTTACAAATCAAGCCGGGTTATTTACTGGGTGTCGATATACTAGGCAAACTAAAGGCTATCCAACCGAATTTTGCGAATGTGGCGGCAAGCCCGGCAATAACCTGTGAACAAGTCCTGGCCGAATTCTCAAAAAATCTGTATGCCGTTGAGCTATCTCAGGCGCAACGGGATTTTTTGATCGACAAAATCATGATGATGAACAGCAGCCCCCGTACAACCTGGGTGAAGGAGTGGGATGCCTATCGAGCTGCGCCAACAGACGCTACCAAGCAAAATACGATTCTTTGGAGATGTCGCACCCTGCTGAGATATATGTTGAGAATGGCTGAATATCAATTATTTTAA